A window of the Candidatus Ozemobacteraceae bacterium genome harbors these coding sequences:
- a CDS encoding response regulator transcription factor, with protein sequence MREFRIVLADDHRMFRECLKKIIDSVEGLRVVAEAGDGRQLTDILKSVPCEMVITDIAMPEMDGLVALKEIRQRYPDVTVLILSMFTDYEHFEQAKTLGAAGFLTKSDAADETLLAIQAIRDGKMYVSPAVTRLLGERQIQSMSQPGAPSVELLTKREKQILTLIARGKTSRCIADELSISKFTVENHRANMMRKLHLNNAVGLLRFALEKGLG encoded by the coding sequence ATGAGAGAGTTCAGAATCGTTCTTGCCGATGATCATCGGATGTTCAGGGAGTGCCTGAAGAAAATCATCGATTCCGTTGAGGGGCTGCGTGTCGTTGCCGAGGCCGGAGATGGCAGGCAGTTGACGGATATACTGAAAAGCGTTCCGTGCGAAATGGTGATCACCGACATCGCCATGCCCGAAATGGACGGCCTCGTGGCGCTGAAAGAGATCAGGCAGCGGTATCCGGATGTGACCGTCCTCATTTTGTCCATGTTCACCGACTACGAGCATTTCGAGCAGGCCAAAACCCTGGGTGCAGCGGGGTTTCTCACGAAGAGCGACGCTGCCGATGAAACCCTTCTCGCCATCCAGGCCATCAGGGACGGGAAAATGTATGTTTCGCCGGCCGTCACGCGGCTTCTCGGGGAGCGACAAATCCAGTCGATGAGCCAGCCGGGGGCACCTTCCGTAGAACTGCTGACGAAACGCGAAAAGCAGATCTTGACGCTGATCGCCAGGGGAAAGACGAGTCGATGCATTGCGGATGAACTCAGCATCAGCAAATTCACCGTCGAGAACCACCGCGCCAACATGATGCGGAAGCTTCACCTCAACAATGCGGTCGGCCTGCTCCGGTTCGCTCTCGAGAAGGGCCTTGGGTGA